The DNA segment ACAGTAAGCAATTTTTAGAGCAGGTTCTTTCGCATATTCGTTCGAAGGAAGCAAAAGGATATGTGAAAGCAGAACTATCTCAACATATGCAACATGAAAAAGTCGCTTGGATGAAAAAGGGTTATAGTAAATTGGAAGCAGAGGAAAAGTCTGTGTTAGAAATGGGGAATCCATCTACACTAGGCAAATCATTCAACCGATTACATAAACCCAAAATAGATTGGTTACTTGTGTCATTAATTATCGGTATGATGATTATTAGCTTTTTACCGATACTTGCATTAAATGGTCCTCAATATAACATTCAATTATATATTGAAAATAAAATATTTCATATTATTGCAGGAATCATTGTGGTAATAGGACTAATGTTGGTTGATTATAGTAAATTTACACGCTGGGGATATGCTTTTTTTGCTGCAGGTGCTTTATTTGTTACATTTCTTTATCTTTTCCATAATCAGCAAATAAACGGGGAACCTATGTTTAGTATTGGACCAATTACATTGCAAGTATGGCTTGCTATTCCTTTGTTTTGTATTGCATGGGCTGCACTTTTCGCGAAAGAAAACTTTCCATTATGGCAGGCGATTGTACTTGTTATATTTTCATTCGTTTTACTTAGTTATATTCCGAATTTGTCGGTCTTGTTTATTTATAGCGTTATGACATTCGTGTTATTTTTACAGAGTAAATTTTCTTGGAAACAAAAAGGAGCTATTATTGTTCTGGTTATTGGAGTTATTGTTGGTTTCATAAGTTTCATGGTCATTAGTTATAAAAAAGGGGTAATAGCAGATTATCAATTAGTTCGTCTATTCGGCTTTTGGAACCCTGAAGCATATGCAACTTCGAGTGGATCTATAAACATTTTACTTGCAGATATTTTACGAGAGGCAAAATGGTTTGGGAGTGGGACGGCTTTTGTTATACCAGAAGCGCATACGGATTTAGTATTCGGACATATCATTCAATCATTTGGTCTTGCTTTAGCCTTTGTTATTTTTATAATTCTATGTTTAACACTTGTACGTCTAGCACTTATTTTAACGATGATAAAGAATCCATTCGGTAAATTACTGATATCTGGTTGCATCGCCATTTTTTCAACGCAATTATTATACGAAGTCGGTATGACAATAGGCTTGGTACCGATTTCTTCTATGCCCTTACCTTTTATTAGTTATGGCTTAATGCCAACTGTATTGAATGCATTTATAATAGGTGTTGCTTTAAACGTATATCGTCGAAAACATTTTGTACAAGTTTCTTCTATCGCTAATTTATAGAACAGTACAGTTTATTTGTGTGAAGTGAGGAAAGTCTGCGCAATTATGAAAGATTTGAATTCCCAAATATCTATTTAAATCAAGTTTCGGTAAAAGTACATTGTACTTTTACCGATACTTTTTCATTTGTCCAATTTCCCTGTTCCAAAAGTCGTCCTTTTCTGAACACGACTTAATCAATTGTGCAGCGAATTTCAAAAAAAAAGTAGTGGCGGTGGGGTTCACCAGTATTACTGGATTAGCATAAGTATATCCATTTGGTGATAACGGTTCAGCCTGATCACTAGGATGCGGATTCTATTACTAGGAAGTTACCTTTCTCGGTGTTCTAATACCGTGCTTACAGATAATAATTTTTTGTTTCTTGATACCGAATTGAGTTAGCTTGAGCCAATTCGCGTACTCCTGTTAATAAAAGTAAATAGGCATCGTACTTGTAAGAATCTACTTCTTTACCTTCGTTATCTCTAATTGATACTATGTCCTCACGATGATTTTTCCAGTAATGATACACTTGTGCCGTCCAGATAAAATAGCGTCCTAGGGTTTAAAACAATTATGGTCAAATTATTTTAAAGAAGGATTTATGGGGTGAAAAGACGAATATCCCTATAATTAATGAATTTTTAATATAAAAGAAAGGTATGAGAAAATTGATTCCAAATAACCTTGGTATGCATAGTAATCTTCCAACTGAATTAGCTAAGCCAGCACAGCGAGCACTTGAGAGAGCGGGTTATTTGCAACTTGAGCAGTTTACCAAACTTAGTGAAGTTGAAGTAATGAAATTACATGGTATGGGACCTAAAGCACTTGAGCAAATTCGTCGTGCTCTTAATGATAGAGGATTATCGTTTGTCAAAGGCTCTTAAAAATTTCCAGTTATTAAATGCATGCAAACTTACGTTTAATTATTTCTAAAAACTTTTGATTAGGAGAGATTTAACTTATGTATGAACTAAAAACGAGAGAAACAGAAAGCAGTGTCATTGAGTTTATTGAAAATGTTGAAAATATTAAAAAGCGAGAAGACGCCTATAAATTATTAGATATTTTTTCTGAAACAACAGGTTTTACTGCAAAGATGTGGGGACCAAGTATCATTGGTTTCGGTTCATATCATTATAAATACGAATCTGGCCATGAAGGTGATGCAGCAGTTGTTGGTTTTTCACCTCGAAAAGCTAAGATTAGTTTGTATTTTGCACCAGGTGATGCGAAACGAGAAGATTTATTAAAAGACTTTGGAAAACATACGACAGGAAAAGCTTGTGTTTACATTAATAAAGTAGCAGATATTGACGTGGATGTCTTGAAAGCTTTAATCAATCAATCTGTCATTTTTTTGCGAAATACCTATCCAGATTGTTGATGAGCTTGTTTGTTCAGCTCTATAAATAAATATGTAAGAGAATAGGATAGTTATGATTTTGTATTATCTAAGTAGTAATTATTGAGTTTGAATCTCCCTATCTATGAATCATTAAAGACAGGAGATATAAAATTAATAAATGTGATGGGTAAAAAGATCGATAGAATAGTCTATGAATTTTCACTACAGGAAGGTGCTTTTTAAATATTATGATTAACGTAGCGATGATACTAAATGATTGAATGGAGTGCCACGATTCAAAGTAGTTCAAGCTATATAAGACGTCTAAAATTAAATGACCTATTAGTAGAGCAATAGGTTTTTCTTTCAGAAAATAGTAGAGTAAAAATAAGCCATATCCATATAGACCATAGTCGGTGAAATCTGAAAATGGCATCATTATGAAACCAAGAATTGTGAGAATGATAATTCCCCAAAATCGGTTTACTTTTTCATAAAGTACAACTGCACTTGCTCCGTATAATAAGGTGAAGATTACGTTTAAAGAGTAGGTTTCGAAAAGTAGTGTAAAAGGAATTTGCGCTAATACAGCAATAATGACTAATCTCTTAAAATAGGTTGATCGACTTCTTGTTAATGTCAAACCCCTTACTAATAGGAATGTGTAAACTGGAAAAGCTACTCTTCCTATAGTCCTCCAAGTAATATCAGACGGGAAAAACTCATAGCCTATATGGTCAACTAACATTGTTATTATAGCTATCCATTCCAACATAAAGAAAACCTCGTTTGCTTAAATAAATTAGGTTTATTATACCTTTCTATACCCCAATCTACTAGTCATGTTGATTTAAAAAAATTTCAGAAATGTAGTATTCTTATGATTAATTTTATAAATATCGTAATTTTTTATAAAAGGAAAATGTGTTTATTTGTAGAGGTATATAAAATGGGTATTACTATGAATCAAATTCACAAAAGGGGATTAGGAAATTGGAATTACAAATTACGTTAAAGGAACATCTACGTCAGCTAGAAGAAAAATTGTTGCACCCCGAAATTCGTACATCTCCAGAGGAAATTGAAAAGTTACTTGAAAACGATTTTTTCGAATTTGGGAGTTCAGGTAATGTATGGTACAAGGACGGTATTCAGAAAGATGGAATAGGTGTAGTAAAGATGTTATTAAGTAATTTTGAAATTCATCAATTAGCTCCAAATATAGTGTTAACGACTTACCGTATATTTAACGAAGTAAAAATGCAGCATACACTGCGTAGTTCCATATGGAAATTTAGTGATGGAATTTGGAAAATGTTTTTCCATCAAGGGACACCAACTCAATCAGAAACTTGCGAATACCGCAATTGCTAAATACATAATTATTACCATTGATTTATAAGCTGTAATTTGTGATAGAAACGAGGAGGAAAACACAATGTGGACAAAACCAAGAAATGAAGAATTTCCCGCTTATTTTGGAAAGTATATTGATCTAGTTTCAGAAGGATATCTAGAAGAAACACTTAGAACTCAACTTGAAAACACAACGATTTTGCTTTCAGACATTTCGGAGACACAGTCGAATTATCGTTATGCATTTGGAAAATGGACGTTGAAAGAAGTTGTTGGTCATATCATAGATACTGAACGAATTATGAGTTACCGGTTGCTCCATATAGCAAGGGGAGACAAAACTCCACTTGCTGGCTACGATGACGAGAAATATGTGAAAGAGGCTTCATTTGATTCCCGCTCGTTACCAGATTTACTAGAAGAATTTACTGTAGTAAGGCATTCAACTATCTCCCTATTGCGTGGGTTGTCAGAAGAAGTTTGGTCTAGAAAAGGAATCGCCAACAACAACGAAATTTCCGTAAGTGCTCTAGCTTACATTATTGCAGGTCATGAACTTCATCATGTGAATATCATCAAGGAGAAGTATTTAATATAGAAAGAAAAGAAAAGGTAGCAATAGAGGAGGAGGAGGGAGTGTGTGAATTTAAAAAGTTTGAAGGAAGAACTTTCTTCAATGACTGATAATATTTATTTTGACTCAAATGAATGTCTTCGTGAGAAATCATCAAATCCTTCTCAGTTAATACAAATAATCATTAAAGCTGAAACTATATTAGAACAAATGATAGAAGACAAATTAGATAATAAAGATGAAAAATATTTTCTTTACGGAACATTAGGAAATCTATACAGGATTTATGGAAAACCCAGAATAGCGATTAAATATTTAAAATTAAACCTTGATCATTCAATAAATGAAAGGAACTATACCAGAGAAATAATCTCTTTAATTCGCCTTGGAGAGGCTTTGAAATATGACAATAAACACGAAAAAGCATTAGGGAAATTTAATCAAGCATTGATTAAGTGTAATAAACCTGAATTAAATACATACTTAGATTTTGTATTTCAACATAAAGGAAAGTGTCTCCTAGAATTAAAAAGAGTAGAGGAAGCAATGAAGTGTTTTCAGGAAGCGTTAGAACTTAGAAAATTAAAAGGAAG comes from the Paenisporosarcina antarctica genome and includes:
- a CDS encoding tetratricopeptide repeat protein codes for the protein MNLKSLKEELSSMTDNIYFDSNECLREKSSNPSQLIQIIIKAETILEQMIEDKLDNKDEKYFLYGTLGNLYRIYGKPRIAIKYLKLNLDHSINERNYTREIISLIRLGEALKYDNKHEKALGKFNQALIKCNKPELNTYLDFVFQHKGKCLLELKRVEEAMKCFQEALELRKLKGSTNLINSTKEAIEFARCMQN
- a CDS encoding DUF1801 domain-containing protein produces the protein MYELKTRETESSVIEFIENVENIKKREDAYKLLDIFSETTGFTAKMWGPSIIGFGSYHYKYESGHEGDAAVVGFSPRKAKISLYFAPGDAKREDLLKDFGKHTTGKACVYINKVADIDVDVLKALINQSVIFLRNTYPDC
- a CDS encoding DinB family protein, which codes for MWTKPRNEEFPAYFGKYIDLVSEGYLEETLRTQLENTTILLSDISETQSNYRYAFGKWTLKEVVGHIIDTERIMSYRLLHIARGDKTPLAGYDDEKYVKEASFDSRSLPDLLEEFTVVRHSTISLLRGLSEEVWSRKGIANNNEISVSALAYIIAGHELHHVNIIKEKYLI
- a CDS encoding FtsW/RodA/SpoVE family cell cycle protein; translation: MDSKQFLEQVLSHIRSKEAKGYVKAELSQHMQHEKVAWMKKGYSKLEAEEKSVLEMGNPSTLGKSFNRLHKPKIDWLLVSLIIGMMIISFLPILALNGPQYNIQLYIENKIFHIIAGIIVVIGLMLVDYSKFTRWGYAFFAAGALFVTFLYLFHNQQINGEPMFSIGPITLQVWLAIPLFCIAWAALFAKENFPLWQAIVLVIFSFVLLSYIPNLSVLFIYSVMTFVLFLQSKFSWKQKGAIIVLVIGVIVGFISFMVISYKKGVIADYQLVRLFGFWNPEAYATSSGSINILLADILREAKWFGSGTAFVIPEAHTDLVFGHIIQSFGLALAFVIFIILCLTLVRLALILTMIKNPFGKLLISGCIAIFSTQLLYEVGMTIGLVPISSMPLPFISYGLMPTVLNAFIIGVALNVYRRKHFVQVSSIANL
- a CDS encoding nuclear transport factor 2 family protein, whose amino-acid sequence is MELQITLKEHLRQLEEKLLHPEIRTSPEEIEKLLENDFFEFGSSGNVWYKDGIQKDGIGVVKMLLSNFEIHQLAPNIVLTTYRIFNEVKMQHTLRSSIWKFSDGIWKMFFHQGTPTQSETCEYRNC
- a CDS encoding TraX family protein — translated: MLEWIAIITMLVDHIGYEFFPSDITWRTIGRVAFPVYTFLLVRGLTLTRSRSTYFKRLVIIAVLAQIPFTLLFETYSLNVIFTLLYGASAVVLYEKVNRFWGIIILTILGFIMMPFSDFTDYGLYGYGLFLLYYFLKEKPIALLIGHLILDVLYSLNYFESWHSIQSFSIIATLIIIFKKHLPVVKIHRLFYRSFYPSHLLILYLLSLMIHR
- a CDS encoding helix-hairpin-helix domain-containing protein; this translates as MRKLIPNNLGMHSNLPTELAKPAQRALERAGYLQLEQFTKLSEVEVMKLHGMGPKALEQIRRALNDRGLSFVKGS